In a single window of the Anaerocolumna cellulosilytica genome:
- a CDS encoding pyridoxamine 5'-phosphate oxidase family protein: protein MQYRMKHFQLTEEDIKKLLQRAETGRLGTIREDGYPYVISMHFVYYNGKIYLHGLPKGQKIDNVNHNPKVCFEVNELLGLQPGEKNACDTEAIYNSVVLTGTAQILSDALYKREVLNKLVEKYTPQFVGKELPENMVKGTAVIEILVEKCTGKYHK from the coding sequence ATGCAATATCGAATGAAGCACTTTCAATTGACAGAAGAAGACATTAAAAAACTTCTACAAAGAGCAGAAACTGGGCGCTTAGGAACAATACGTGAAGATGGATATCCCTATGTCATTTCCATGCACTTTGTTTACTACAACGGCAAGATCTATCTGCATGGATTGCCTAAAGGTCAGAAGATTGACAATGTGAATCACAATCCAAAGGTATGCTTTGAGGTTAACGAGTTGTTAGGGCTTCAACCGGGCGAAAAGAATGCCTGTGATACAGAAGCAATTTACAACAGTGTAGTTCTAACTGGAACTGCCCAAATCCTATCAGATGCCTTATACAAACGAGAAGTTTTAAACAAGTTAGTAGAAAAATACACACCTCAATTCGTAGGAAAAGAGCTCCCCGAAAACATGGTAAAAGGTACTGCGGTTATTGAAATACTGGTAGAAAAATGTACAGGAAAATATCATAAGTAG
- a CDS encoding class I SAM-dependent methyltransferase, protein MNVEELKVIWKKEEEIAHIHGWDFSHIHGRYEEENDLPWDYEKIVRQYLNSKSNILDYDTGGGEFLLSLNHPYSRTSATEGFKPNVDLCREKLLPLGINFKACDKPSEIPFGNETFDVIINRHGDFNAIELYRLLKNDGVFITQQVGSDNERDLVEMVLPGSTKPFPHLNLKQQRKVFDNAGFQIIQAEEAYRPIYFYDVGAFVWFAHIIEWEFPIFSVERCFSQLLEMQRIINETGKIEGTIHRYLMIAKK, encoded by the coding sequence ATGAATGTAGAAGAATTAAAAGTAATCTGGAAAAAAGAAGAGGAAATTGCACATATACATGGATGGGACTTCTCTCATATTCATGGGAGATATGAGGAAGAAAACGACTTGCCATGGGATTACGAGAAAATAGTTAGACAGTATTTAAATAGTAAATCAAATATCTTAGACTATGATACTGGCGGCGGTGAGTTTTTACTATCATTAAATCATCCATATAGTAGAACATCAGCAACAGAAGGTTTTAAACCAAATGTTGATTTGTGCAGAGAAAAACTACTCCCCCTTGGGATAAACTTTAAGGCGTGTGATAAACCATCCGAAATACCATTTGGTAATGAAACATTTGATGTGATTATAAATCGTCATGGGGATTTCAACGCTATAGAATTATATAGGCTTCTAAAAAATGATGGTGTATTTATAACGCAGCAAGTCGGTAGTGATAATGAGAGAGACTTAGTAGAAATGGTTTTGCCAGGAAGTACGAAACCATTTCCGCATTTGAATCTTAAACAACAGCGTAAAGTATTTGATAATGCAGGATTTCAAATCATTCAAGCCGAAGAAGCATATAGACCTATCTACTTCTACGATGTTGGTGCATTTGTATGGTTTGCACACATAATAGAATGGGAGTTTCCTATTTTTTCAGTGGAAAGGTGTTTTTCTCAATTATTAGAAATGCAGAGAATCATTAATGAAACTGGTAAAATTGAGGGAACGATACATCGCTATTTAATGATTGCGAAGAAATAG
- a CDS encoding ParA family protein produces the protein MCEVIAIANQKGGAGKTTTTKNLGRALGALGKKVLEIDFDPQNSLSTSLGYDSTEEEPFTIGDLVDRTIEMKPLPRKEEYIKHLEHVDVILSNIILSASDMKLVGIMEREYILKSIIEVVKPDYDYILIDCNPSLGMLVVNALAACDTVIIPVDSNYLASKGLELFLKTVFKIRKRINTKIVIKGILLTKFIGTTNLSKESLSDINEAYGSGINIFETKIPNSVKVGESDKEGISIIDFKPNNNVSVAYMKLAREVVENGR, from the coding sequence ATGTGTGAAGTAATTGCAATTGCAAATCAGAAAGGTGGAGCTGGAAAGACCACAACAACAAAGAACTTAGGAAGAGCGTTAGGGGCATTAGGCAAAAAAGTCTTGGAGATTGATTTTGACCCTCAAAATAGCTTATCAACCTCTTTAGGTTATGACAGTACGGAGGAAGAGCCGTTCACCATTGGAGATTTAGTTGACCGAACAATTGAAATGAAACCGTTACCAAGGAAAGAAGAGTATATAAAGCACCTGGAGCATGTTGATGTGATATTAAGCAATATTATTTTATCAGCCAGTGATATGAAATTAGTTGGGATCATGGAGAGGGAATACATATTGAAAAGTATCATAGAGGTGGTAAAGCCGGATTATGATTATATCTTAATAGACTGCAATCCATCCTTAGGTATGCTTGTTGTGAATGCTTTAGCAGCGTGTGATACAGTGATAATACCTGTAGACAGCAATTATCTGGCAAGTAAAGGGTTGGAGCTGTTTTTAAAGACTGTTTTTAAGATAAGGAAAAGAATAAATACTAAGATTGTAATTAAGGGTATTTTGTTAACAAAATTTATAGGAACGACTAACCTATCCAAAGAATCATTAAGTGATATTAATGAAGCTTATGGCTCAGGGATAAATATATTTGAAACCAAGATACCTAACTCCGTAAAGGTTGGAGAATCTGATAAGGAAGGGATAAGTATTATAGATTTTAAGCCAAATAATAATGTTTCTGTAGCTTACATGAAATTAGCCAGGGAGGTAGTGGAAAATGGCAGGTAA
- the pdxR gene encoding MocR-like pyridoxine biosynthesis transcription factor PdxR — MIYIDKESGRPLYEQIYTQIQRDIILGNIPQGTILPGIRTLSKTLGVARNTVEKAYTQLAVEGYTYSQKGAGFIVECTGKMNVVKQLENLPLVVSDKPSHEKISVNLLYDFQYGNFSDQCFPKVTWRKRMLEVLSSPYSIHMAQYSNRQGNFSLRNELRQYLHQTRGVFCTEDQIIIGSGLHYSLDILSKLLGNKSIAMEEPGYYGAREVFHNNGLRIYPIPSLKEGLDFTQLSELDVSAVYVTPSHQFPYGTVLPISKRQELLEWAVEKNTYIVEDDYDSEYRYDANPVPSLQSIDCNDRVIYLGTFSKSLSPSLRVNYMVLPRHLLPTYHKMFSTYSSPVAWLTQEVLAVFLHSGDYARHVRRMCATFRKRHDTFLQEMSSQFGEKIAIYGKGAGLHFLLEFLDGSNADTCIQKAEEAGIRIYSIKPFWSNQEACPQNILFAGYSLLDEHQIREVLPLLKQIWYP, encoded by the coding sequence ATGATTTATATAGATAAAGAGTCAGGGCGACCTTTGTATGAGCAGATTTATACGCAGATACAGAGAGATATTATTTTAGGAAATATCCCTCAAGGAACAATTTTACCCGGAATTCGTACATTATCAAAGACTTTAGGCGTTGCACGTAACACAGTTGAAAAAGCCTATACACAATTGGCGGTTGAAGGATATACCTATTCTCAAAAAGGTGCAGGATTTATAGTCGAGTGCACAGGGAAAATGAATGTTGTCAAACAACTGGAAAATTTGCCTTTGGTAGTATCAGACAAGCCAAGTCATGAAAAGATATCTGTAAATTTACTATACGATTTTCAATATGGTAATTTTTCCGACCAATGCTTTCCTAAAGTTACATGGAGAAAGAGAATGTTAGAAGTACTATCCTCACCCTATTCCATTCACATGGCTCAATATTCCAACCGTCAGGGAAACTTTTCCTTACGCAATGAGCTTCGACAATATCTACATCAAACGCGTGGGGTATTTTGTACCGAAGACCAAATAATTATAGGGTCCGGTCTACATTATTCTCTGGATATTTTGTCTAAGCTATTAGGCAACAAAAGCATTGCAATGGAGGAGCCCGGATACTACGGAGCTAGAGAGGTGTTTCATAACAACGGATTACGGATATACCCTATCCCATCCCTAAAAGAGGGGCTTGATTTCACGCAGCTCAGCGAGTTGGATGTCAGTGCTGTTTATGTAACGCCATCTCATCAATTTCCTTATGGAACAGTTCTTCCGATTTCTAAGCGACAGGAACTGCTAGAATGGGCGGTTGAAAAAAACACCTATATTGTGGAAGATGATTATGACAGTGAATACCGGTATGATGCCAACCCGGTACCCTCACTACAGTCTATTGATTGCAATGACCGAGTTATTTATTTGGGTACCTTTTCTAAATCCCTTTCTCCGTCTTTGCGTGTCAATTATATGGTGCTTCCCAGACACTTACTCCCTACTTATCATAAAATGTTTTCAACTTATAGTAGTCCTGTTGCTTGGCTAACACAAGAGGTGCTTGCTGTTTTCCTTCATTCGGGAGACTATGCGCGGCACGTAAGGCGAATGTGCGCAACCTTTCGAAAGCGACACGATACTTTTTTACAAGAGATGTCGTCGCAGTTTGGAGAGAAAATTGCAATTTATGGAAAAGGTGCTGGTTTGCACTTTTTATTAGAATTCTTGGATGGATCGAATGCCGATACATGTATTCAGAAAGCCGAGGAAGCAGGCATACGGATATATTCCATAAAACCATTTTGGAGTAATCAAGAAGCTTGCCCTCAAAATATCCTTTTTGCAGGCTATAGTTTATTAGATGAGCATCAGATAAGGGAGGTTCTCCCACTTTTAAAACAGATATGGTATCCATAA
- a CDS encoding ParB N-terminal domain-containing protein, which produces MAGKLAALEALFGDDNKSAEGGKITVNTEQLIPFANHPFKLYTGKRYDDMVRSVKEFGIIQPLIVRPVVANTVEVHEYQDKINKYEILAGHNRWNCAIEAGLKEVPVIIMEGLSEDEAMLIVTETNLIQRSFTDLLHSERALVLARHHEALKCQGKRKDLIEDVKNLLNMHEINDEGTSGPLDQKLSSREVMGKEYSLSGSSIARYLRINSLSDELKKYIDTEEISIRAGVELSYLSEDNQIYLVDILNNNNYKVDIKVAGELRDLQKQNKLDESVMESVLAGTYNKPKKALSIFKGIKVKPNIIKKYFNEKQSANEVEEIIDKALALYYQNNGGSNNE; this is translated from the coding sequence ATGGCAGGTAAATTAGCAGCTTTGGAGGCATTATTTGGTGACGATAATAAATCTGCTGAAGGTGGAAAGATTACGGTAAATACAGAACAGTTAATCCCCTTTGCAAATCATCCTTTTAAGCTTTATACAGGAAAAAGATATGACGATATGGTAAGGAGTGTAAAAGAATTCGGGATAATACAACCCCTTATAGTAAGACCGGTTGTTGCTAACACAGTGGAAGTTCATGAATACCAGGATAAAATAAATAAGTATGAAATCCTTGCTGGACATAACCGCTGGAACTGTGCGATAGAAGCTGGATTAAAGGAAGTTCCGGTTATAATCATGGAAGGACTATCAGAAGACGAAGCAATGCTGATAGTCACAGAAACGAACCTGATTCAACGTTCCTTTACCGATTTACTTCATTCAGAGAGGGCGTTGGTTCTGGCAAGGCACCACGAGGCTTTGAAATGTCAGGGAAAAAGAAAGGATCTAATTGAAGATGTCAAAAACCTCTTAAATATGCATGAAATCAATGATGAGGGAACTTCTGGTCCACTGGACCAGAAGTTATCATCAAGAGAGGTAATGGGTAAGGAATATAGTTTATCAGGAAGTAGCATTGCAAGATATTTGAGAATCAATAGTCTTTCAGATGAATTAAAAAAATATATAGATACAGAAGAAATAAGTATTCGAGCAGGTGTGGAGCTATCCTATTTAAGTGAAGACAACCAAATCTATCTAGTCGATATTCTAAACAATAATAATTACAAAGTGGATATAAAAGTAGCTGGAGAACTTCGTGACTTACAAAAACAAAATAAACTAGATGAATCTGTAATGGAGAGTGTTTTGGCAGGAACTTATAACAAGCCTAAAAAAGCACTCTCCATTTTTAAAGGAATTAAAGTAAAACCTAATATAATAAAAAAATACTTTAATGAAAAACAGAGTGCGAACGAAGTAGAAGAAATAATAGATAAAGCATTAGCGCTCTACTATCAGAACAATGGAGGTAGCAACAATGAATAG
- a CDS encoding APC family permease → MDNKNKQHYGLFTATTMIIGIVIGSGIFFKSDDVLIYTGGSVELGVIAFIIGAFSIIFGSLTLSEFAVRTKHDGGIIGYYEEFISVSSANGFGWFQTFIYFPTIIVVISWVTAIYIFSFLGIEGSVEQQVILGLIIFTVFYCINTLSYKLGGHIQNITTIVKLIPLFLIALTGLFYSGQDIKIPEGTALIPNSNIGLAWLAALPSIAFSFDGWIVSINITNEVENPKKNMPLALIIGPLTVLIVYLLYFLGLNTMLGPDYIMATGNEAVNKAGEILFGNFGIRLLLIFIIISILGVVNGMTLGSIRMPQNLAFKKMLPDSKTLAKIHPKYELSLSSALCSYLTCVVWMLLHYFSLKSNIFKGGDISENAIVFSYICYILLYIKVLKLKKKNIITSFFKGVVCPILGLLGSLIILVGGLISTPLYASVFILFCCLVCLAGYLYSKRRV, encoded by the coding sequence ATGGACAATAAAAATAAACAACATTACGGGCTGTTTACAGCTACCACCATGATAATCGGTATAGTAATCGGTTCGGGTATCTTTTTTAAAAGTGACGATGTATTAATTTATACAGGAGGAAGTGTAGAACTTGGTGTTATTGCATTTATCATAGGTGCCTTTAGCATCATCTTTGGCAGTCTTACTCTTTCAGAGTTTGCAGTTCGTACAAAACATGATGGAGGAATTATTGGATACTATGAAGAATTTATCTCAGTAAGTTCAGCCAATGGTTTTGGTTGGTTTCAGACATTTATTTATTTTCCTACCATTATTGTCGTTATTTCATGGGTAACTGCAATTTATATATTCTCTTTTTTAGGCATAGAGGGAAGTGTAGAACAACAAGTTATTCTAGGACTTATCATTTTTACCGTATTTTATTGTATTAATACCCTCTCGTATAAACTAGGCGGACATATACAAAATATAACCACAATAGTAAAGTTAATACCTTTATTTTTGATTGCCCTAACCGGTCTATTCTATTCTGGACAAGACATTAAAATACCAGAAGGAACTGCCTTAATCCCAAACTCTAATATTGGACTTGCATGGCTTGCCGCCTTACCTTCTATCGCCTTTTCCTTTGATGGCTGGATAGTCTCTATTAATATTACTAATGAGGTTGAGAATCCTAAAAAAAACATGCCCCTGGCACTTATCATTGGCCCTTTAACGGTTCTAATTGTTTATCTGCTATATTTCTTGGGGCTAAATACTATGTTAGGTCCTGATTATATCATGGCAACGGGAAATGAAGCAGTGAATAAAGCTGGTGAAATTCTTTTTGGTAATTTCGGTATAAGGCTTTTACTTATTTTTATTATTATATCCATCCTCGGCGTTGTTAATGGTATGACACTTGGCAGTATTCGTATGCCGCAAAATCTAGCCTTTAAAAAAATGCTTCCGGATTCAAAAACCCTTGCAAAAATTCATCCAAAATATGAGCTTTCGCTGTCTTCTGCTCTCTGCTCTTATTTAACTTGTGTGGTCTGGATGCTACTGCATTATTTCTCTCTAAAAAGTAATATTTTTAAAGGCGGTGATATAAGCGAGAATGCCATCGTTTTCAGCTATATTTGCTATATTCTGCTTTATATAAAAGTACTTAAGCTTAAGAAAAAAAATATCATAACCAGCTTCTTTAAAGGTGTTGTCTGTCCTATCCTTGGTCTTTTAGGCTCTCTCATTATATTAGTAGGAGGACTTATCTCAACCCCTTTATATGCAAGCGTTTTTATCCTCTTCTGTTGCTTAGTATGTCTTGCAGGCTACCTGTATTCAAAAAGACGGGTATAA